The window ACAGAAAGTctcttaaagtttttttttttttatttttgctctGAAAATGTTTCTACCGAAATCTTAAAACATGGTAATGGATATTCAGTTTGGAACAAAAGTCGAAGCCATAAACAAACTGGGAATAAGTAAAATGTATTATCAGGATATAGATGATCTACTGAAAGTTCAAGTGCTATTTACGACGGAGTAAGAGAATGTTTATCGTCGATAAAATAGTCGTAATACCTGGATGCACAAAAGATCAGTATGGAATTATGACTTATTTTACAGTCAAAGGATACCTGGACTGTGTATATTCAAACGTTAGGGTTATAAACATAGAAACGAGTATTTTTGCACGGAAAATTCGGCAAACCTTGAGAAAATCGGTAGAAAGTGTCGTAATCTGTGTCTTAAGACACAAGATAACGACCCCATAGGGGGaatcagaggtatatccatcaaAAAACGAACTAAGTACATGAaccccgagctttctgttagaccaacgtgatcggTGGTGAGCCAAATTACCTAATAAAACGTGATAATCTATTTTATCGTTTGTGTTATAATACTTATCACTTCTATTTTTAGAATGGTCATGctttatattatgtttgaaatccaaaaaacaatttcatattCAAAGTACTAAACTATAATATTGTGTATTTTTAGCAACTAAGTATTAAAACTCGCATTAAACCAATCTTCGGTCGCCATTCTCACAAAAAACTTCACAGATTGTATAAATCACCGCAAATTTTTCCGCTCCAACCGCAACTATCCGTGGAATATTTGTCTGCAATGTGTACCGTACTAACTCCTTTGGTTTATGTTTACCTAACGAGTGTTTTGTCTCGTAGGGTGCTAACGCCTCATTTCTCTCGCTGTGAAATAGTTGTGGTCCAAGCTTGGGTGTCGTTTTTGCTCCTCACTTTACTTTGGTAGGCTAATGTGTGGTAAACTGCGTGTCATTATCAGACCTTACCTGGGTTTGGGGTTGGCTTTACGAGTTATTTCTCGAGTTTTGTGGACGAATTGTGAATTATTGATGTAGGTGGGCGTAATTACATTTGGAGTGGAAGGTTTTAAAgcgttcttcttcttgtcgtgtcgatggcattcagatttttttagtccatttttttttagttttttaaagcGTTGATGTCTGTTGAATCGACGCTAACTTTTTACCTTATCTAGTATGGTCAGTATACACTAACTTTAGCAAGCAACGGCTCAGTCCGGACACCATATATAAAATTCCCGGTCTTATAGTGTTCTCATGAGTACGCGTTACACAGCCAATCTGTTCTAAGAGTTAGTTTACCACGGCATACAACCACAGCTATCCTAGACACCACTCATcttattatcccgttttcacaggttccagttttacctaacctgaagatttgaagctactgcctgtatgaccttccaaGCTGCGAAGGGGAaacaagcccaatacagattaggtcacatacctccgaaaatgcatttctcgggaatgtgagtttcctcacgatattttccttcaccgatatATTCTAAACACCACTATTCGGAAAAAAATCGAAGATGTATTTTCTTGCTAGTATTTTTTAGAGCGCGAGTCgtagttgggttttagtttttgaacttacgtatattattttttatcaatatcgCTGTTGATTATACTATCATAATGATTTGCCTCTTAGTTAAGATTCCAGACTTTTCTTTAAAACCTCACAATACCAGCCATCTGAAAATTTGAGGATATTAACATTTCAATGATTTTGCACTTACGGTTTCTATCTTTGAAGAGGTTCAGTATCGGCAGTATCTGCCTGTAGTAAGGCACCAGGGCTTCACCAACTTTGTCGCAACCCGTAACTATCATCTGGATGCATTTCAGTGCGTGGCATATGACTGTCGGCCTTTTAGTTTCCAGGGCTCCTGAGAAAAGAGTTTCTTTAAGGCAAGACTGTAAATGCAGCTTTTGGGTAAGTTGCTTCTGTCTAAAAAGTCTTACTTAACTAAACAACGGATAGTCTCTCAAAGTGATAtcgtcaatgtccccatcgggaatcgaacccggacctccagataagaaaaaaattaagagCAAAAGTACTGAAGTGTGTTCTGAGAGCACGTTTacccgttggttccggctatcagccgtaaaTATCTCCTCCATCAgccggcagtggagcagcgtattggagtatgctccataacccttccggttgattgaggggaggctgttGATGTTATGTAGGAGAAAAATAACCTAAAGAATAGATGTGCGTACTTATGTTTACAATTTACGAATGGAACTCAATACcacgcttctatgctgttctgggagcaaataaaaaacatagaacacgttcagctgcttgtcttcccgggcatgtcgtaaaaaccgacagagggattgcgtcctctaacatgatggactaatgttatgggcgataggctgatccgttatcaccataaggttcatcatatccatcttaggacttcgtatcaacagtggctgcaagttgtctttgattgcttgtggctctgcccaccccgtttgggattgcgggcgtgagtttatgtatgtatgtatgtatgtaactcaATACCATACATAATATGAATAGgctatattatgtttatgtcacacgtaccctcaatcaaccagaaatGGTActccatcaaatcaaatcaaatcaaatatactttattgcacagaactagaatttcaacaatcagacataacacatgaatacagtacaatttgggcggccttattgctctagagcaatttcttccaggcaaccaacaaaaggaaacaaacatttacaacttggatgcgggatggtgcaacaaaaaataaataaataaatacctaaaagtaaaactaaagttaatataataaatactctatactatacgtacatatattaataaatactcaatttaatataatccatatatactaaaaatatacctaaccataatctaaagaaaactataataataaataatagactatacacacacatacaggtattgaaataaataaaatacatcatacataatagtaatatcctaagaatatccacataaggattcaaaatgagctcgcaactggtttttgaagctctgaagagagttagcgactctgatggaagcagGTAAGGAGTTCCATAAGCGCACAGCTTGCACAGTAAAAGACTGGCCGTAGTAATCAGTTCGGTGGGTGGGAGCTACCAATAGCATCCTAGTGCACGATCGAGGCAGCCGTTCGTGAACTTCCGTCCTCAAACTAAAACGCTCTTTGAGGTAAGGGGGAGTATTGGGATTATGGAGGATATTGAAAAGGAGTGAGAGGATATGGGAATTTCGCCGAAGTCGTATAGGGAGCCACTTGAGCTGCGCACGGTACACCGACACATGGTCGAACTTACGCAAGCCAAACGCGAAGCGGATGGCTGCGTTCTGCAACCTCTCGAGTTTGTTGAGCAGCTCTTCAGTGAGATCCAAATAACAAACATCGGCGTAGTCAAGGATAGGAAGAAGAAGGGACTGGGAGAGAGCAATTTTCGTCTTAACGGGCAGGAAGCTACGCAAGCGCCCAAGGGACCTCAAGGAGGCAAAAATCTTCCTACTGACCTCGTTAACTTGGCGTGTCCAGGATAACGTCCTGTCAAAAAAGACGCCCAAGTTTTTGACGGTCTCGCAATAAGGTATAACAGTACCCATGAAGGAAACAGGGGAGAGACAAGGAAAATCAATTTGAGCAAGCTGCCTGCGACCACCAATGATTATGGATTGCGACTTACCGGGATTGACTGAAATACCATGTTCAGACGCCCAAGCCGCAATAGCCACTAAATCACAATTCATGACACAAACAGCCTGCTGAATACTTTCCACAGGTACATGGGTGTAAATCTGCAAATCATCCGCATACAAGTGGTAGGAACAGGTAAGACTCTGGGAAATGGAGTTAATAAAGATGGAAAATAGGAGTGGAGAAAGGACGCCACCTTGTGGGACTCCAGCCGTGATGCTGCACCAGTCAGACAACATGCCGTCAACCTTGACGCGCTGCCGACGACCCTCAAGGTAGCTACGGAACCAGTCTGTGACGGATGAGGAGacgtttaataattttaaaaaggacaGTAGGACGTCAAAATCAACACTATTGAACGCATTGCTAAAGTCAAGGAGAGTAAGCAGTGTCACTTCCTGACGCTCCATACCCATGCGGATATCATCGGATACCTTGACCAGAGAAGTAACTGTGCTATGCCCCGGACGAAAGCCAGACTGCAATGCGTTCATTAGATGACCTTTGGAGAGGAAGGAAAACAACTGGTGATGAACCACACGTTCAAGCACCTTTGATAGGAAAGGAAGTATGGAGATGGGACGGTAATGGGATAAGGAAGATGGGCTAGATATCTTGGGAATAGGGACTACAATAGCTTGCTTCCAAATGTTGGGAAAGGTAGATGAAAACAGCGAGGAATTAAGGATATGAGTAATCACAGGAAGGATAATATCAAGGATAGGGATAAGCATATTGCGGCTGATATCATCACCGCCAACAGCGTTAGAGGAAATGGACAGGATTTGTTTTCTAACATCATTTTCCGAAACTGGAGTGAAATCTAAAGAGTTAGGAGAAGAGATAGGGGAATTATTTAGGCGTTGTAAAGTGACAGACTTAGTTGCGGAATCGAAACTCCAAAAACACACAATCGCCTACAGTACAGAGAACAAGCTAACACATTTGTTCCACCTGCAAATTTCACACGTCATTGATCTAGAAAATATCTGCCtcattttaaaatatcagttgacaaatttcatttcaatttGATTACTTCCAACGGCCCGAACCAATTTGAATGGGTGCGTTCATGTTGCTTCAGTAGATCGGGACACCCAATCCGATGCCCTCGATTGTGGAGCTGTACACAGGAGCGAATCAAGGTCACCCGAGCCTTCTTagggggttagccaagttgatAACCTTTCGCCGACTTAACCACCgctagaaatgaggtctttgcgtgtTTTTACTGCAGTGTTAAGTTGAGTGAACAGTGTTaaaagacagagatgtggtgtaaaagacgatatagtgattaatattgaaaaggaaatgTTAGGTTGgcttggacacgtagagcggatgaaggacaaTATAATTgtgaaagcggtatataaagcgaaagttgtaGTAGTCCTTGTAGTCCTTGTAGGcctggtagggctggcagaggaagacctacaaggacttatattgaccaaattggggaagTACTTAGgaaaagtttagtacgatctactctaaaccggcgtgcgtatatgaagcgattgatgaatgtggaggaagcaagataagtgtgtcaggatcgaagcaaatggaattccatagtttctgcttaccccagtgggaaataggcgtgagtgtatgtatgtataatgtttacatacacacttctctttcttaATGTTAACTTTATAACACTTTCTTTTTTGTGCCGGGTAAGGGTGTCAGTAAAAATGGAACCGGCCTCTTTCTTGCCCAGTGGTGGAGtcggtctcacgatccggaggtccagggttggaatcccggtaaatatatataacaaaaaataatttgtggtccctagtttggttagaacattccATTATGCTGGTCACCTGAAATTGACACGGATCAATTTCCTTCCTGAAAAGCCGAATTCCAAAGcacgggcttcggaaggcacatttaGCTGTTAATCTTGATTACTAGCAACTGGTGTTAgtacgttgtcgttacatgagccatgtccagGGGCCTTTGAAAAATCAATAATAACcaagacaccagggttgctaagattagtaatccacctcacaacctatacgATAGAATAACAAAAACTTGATTATGTGGAGTCATCATcaaacacgcacacacacacacacaattttTTTTGTTCTAGTTTTGTGTCTACGatttatttagtttagttttttagtttgtttttttctcttGTTCATTgttttcgtttatttatttgtatgtagcTCTGTGACAGGTATAGTCCTAGTAAACAGTTTTTCTGAAGTGATACCCACGACACAGGCATGCCTAGTGTGGATATCGCAGTGTAATAAGCATTGTTATACCGTgtcttttgaataaatatttttgtattttttgtatttgagtgtgtgtgtattatgtGGAATAAGACGCTAATATTGTTTTCTGTGGGTGGGTCCCTTCACCTAGCTACGTCTCTGGCCGACTCTTATAAATCAACGTTGAACAGATAATGTCATCTTAAGCTTGCTCCCGTGCGTTATTGAATTTCGTCCTTTTATTTCCTTGTTTTTTGGGGAGCGATTTGCGTATTAAGGATAATTTTGTTTCGAATGTTATTGGATTAggtttctattattattagttattattagttgaggagctcggtggcgcagcggttaaagcgcttggtctgcgattgttgaagttaagcaactttcgcaaaggccggtcataggatgggtgaccacaaaaaaaaaagttttcatctcgagctcctccgtgcttcggaaggcacgttaagccgttggtcccggctgcattagcagtcgctgataaccatcaatccgcactgggcccgcgtgatggtttaaggcccgatctccctatccatccatagggaaggcccgtgtcccagcagtggggacgttaatgggccgatgatgatgattattagttatagattttatttaatatacaaggGTTCCGATACTGCcagacagatttttttttttaatgtatgacAGTTCTAGaagtagtcttcttcttatcgtgtgggttgtgaggttaaataccagcctcatcaacccttctGTCAGggtctgcccagcagtgggatgtatacagGCTGCTTTTGTTCTTATGTTATATCCTGAATaagaagaaaataacttacttttaaTAGGTATTACGAGTTGAGGCACAGTTGGTAGCACTTTGTAGGAGCCTTTCTGGACTAAGTCGTTGATGCCTTGCTCGACGATGAAGGTATATGGGTACATTCCTTCAGAGAGACCGTCGAAGAACATTGGCAGGTAGTGGTGGAAGTCCAGCTTTTCTATTGGTACCTATAAGAAAATTTATCTTATACGTGATGTgtcgcacgttaagccgttggtcccggctgcattagcagtcgttaataaccatcaatccgcactgggcccacgtgatggtttaaggcccgttctccctactcatatccatccatagggaaggcccgtgccctgcagtggggacgttaatgggctgatgatgatgatgatgatgatgtgatgtgtGAGAGccatggtagtccagttggagTTCACAGATCAAACAGAAGGCCAATGATCAAATtaccggcctccgtgatccagtggtttccgcgttgagctcacgatccggaggtcccgggttcaaatcccggtggggacatatcacaaaaaacattttgtgatccctagtttggttagggcattacaggctgtcctattgtccgaaaataagatgatccgtgcttcagaaggcacgttacgctgatggtcccggttactacttactgatgtaagatagtagtcgttacatgagccatgtcaggagcctttggcggctcaatagtaaccctgacactagggttaatAGGAACaaaattttcgaattcatgtttggattataaatgagtaTCACCACAGTGATAAAGGAAAACATcaggaggaaacccacattccagagaaatgtaTTTCCTTGGTATGTGATTTAAAAGTTTGTATCTCCAAAGCTTAGGAATGAGCATTGGGGTAGCCACGTGTCACTGTATGGTTCGTCATACCCATTGTAGAACTTCGCAGTGAAAGTGGTTCTCTGTTCTCTTCTCACTCATAGACAAAGAAACTCACCTTCCATGCCAGTCGCCTCCCATGGATAGTGAACTCAATAGACACGGGAAACTCGCCTCGCTGGTAGCACTTCCTGAAGAGTGTAGGCCTCGGGGGGTTAGGGTCGAAGACACTGCATCTCGGCGGAGGAATCACCTTCGTATTCCTCTGCATAGCCTGGATGGTAAAAGCCGGCACCAGCCGAGGCTTCTTAGTCTTATACCCATAAGGATAGTTTGGACTTGGCTTCTTCAACGAATGACGGAAATCCTTCCCACACTGATCAGGCACACAAGGCGGcagcaacattttatttttccttcacGTCCTAATCCTACACAAGGaatcaaaaatacataatacacaGTGTACGAGCAGTGAAAGTAAATAATCCAATAATATCGATCTAAAATGTTTAcacaagtaataaaataagaaagtaAATTTGCTCTCGGCAGGGCCCTGATTCTGATTGTTTATTTTGCAACATGATCGTTGCCTGGCAACGGGGCGCGTATCGATTGATAGGCGACGGTAGCGCCAAGCTTACGCTAGCTTAGTTCACGTTGTTAGGAAACATACGTAGCACGTTTTCGGTACATAGCCGGTGcgatttgaattttttgaaattGGAAGACATATATATTAggttattatacctacttttgGTGGATTCAAAAAGTGTAACCACTAATTCAATTGCATTTTCTTAAAGAGGGTAACTAGTCTAATACTCCTTGAAAGTACACAATACATTATGTTTAAAAAGGGCTTCGGGTTGCCTTTCAAAACACATAAATCTTTCGTCTTTTTTCAGTCAAGTCTCATAATAATCGGGTTATCTGAAATTCAAAATAGCATaagcaattaaataaattattaaaatatattttttttatatctactaTGGAAGTTTGCTTATTAAATATACAATCTATATCTTTACTTTTAAGTAACAATTTCGTCAAGTAAATTATCCGTTATTAATCGCGTACCTAAACACGTTTATAAACATACTTACCAGCCGTATGTTTCCACCCTTAGGCAGGGTCCACGCCACTGAATCATATTAGCGACGGaagaattttattacattttaatattaggtattttcaaaatatCTGTCGAGGAAACTCTCTGAATTTTGATTGGTGGGCATCTTATATTACTTGTTATGTAGGACACGAAAGCGATCTTTGATTAATTTTTGTAAGGAAAAACTTTTATGGTGTTCGAGCAGAAATGGCTTCGTACCTACTTCTATTACGTCCACCAAATTggctttctatatttttttgcttaCAAAGTAATTGAGGTAATGGCTTTTAATTCAAAATTGCttttcctaaaaaaaatattttgggaAGTTACCTCTAGTTGATTAATATggatattactttttattttagaaaactTACTTATTGATAGACCAATATCACATAATTATAACTTATCTGTTACGCAGAAGACATGAAGTAGAAAACATTCCATCTGTTGACAGCTTCTTCCGCCTTTTCGACTTTttttggcttgcacagccatgaaagtgCATCCCATCGCGATAATGATGTCATTTATCGTTTTAAACATATGTATTAGGTAGGTGATGATACTGAAGAGATTATATTTAGGactcaaacgaacttacctgttaaGTGTTGTTTGAGTCCAATTATGCGAGGGTCtcaaccgaagacgattacAGCAGCAGTACATGAGCATGTACCATCTTCATCACACATTTAGGGTATAAGCCTAGAAAGAAAACTATTATAAACTACAGTACTGAAAAGCATCTGTGATGTATTGAATTTGTCGCGTatcgaaagaaagaaagtatttatgtCATTAGACACAAAGACTTCTCAGGTTTTCGGAGTTGTAATATTTAATCTTCATCTAGCTACTCGTATTAAACATGAAAACAGAAACATATTTAAGAAGGAGCATTCGAAACAATAAAGATGGTGCTAAGCGCACTGCGTCGTAGACAtcagaaattagaatcatttactcaatgtaattatcatagataaacttgatAAATGTCAACTTAGTTACTCATAATATGAGTAACTAGATACGAGGCTGctggccagggtggaccagtgTTGTTGATTTTGTCTTCCAGTCTTACGGATGTCGTCACTCCATCTATTCTAAGACCGTTTAACACTACTTTTTCCACGTAcaaacacataaaaaaatatattttcagatAATTTCAAACAGTACAGTACAAcgaaacaatataaatacaatagAAGATAAGCCGCCCTCAACTCGATTCACTTCCTACGTGCAGTTCTGTGAACCGACCGAGAACAGGCGAGTCGAACCTCTCCGCTATCATCCTTAGAACTTTGTTGGTACTCCCCCGCCGTCGCCGTGTTACACATTACCTACAAGTTACGTTAAACAAAGATAAACCAAAATAGAAAGACATTTTGTTTACCTGACATCCGAGTCCAATTAAGAAGGAAACTAAAATGTTTACAAACAAGATGTCTAATACATCTCAAGGCGATGTTACCTGAGATTCTTCTAAACAACCGTCTCTTAGAGACAGGGTATCAAATAATGATTTTATctataattacattatttattaaaacaatactCTCGATTGGAACGTCCAACACAAGTTGATAATTTAGGTTTATATAACAaagtgatataaaaataaagtagttattaatagatttatttataaaacacacTTTCATTAGGTATATACACggtttacttataaaaaaaggtagagattaataaaagtgtaaaaaaacAGCTTCATGCGAATAAGAGTCACAAAATAAGAATTCTGTATATCcataaaaatatacttgtgtttttaattaagtagttaTTTTCTGTATTgggtgttttattattattattttgacataTGGCATATAATTTCGTTTTTAAGATGTAAGTAATtcgtttttttaattgaaaaaataatatattcataatatttttttactgaactactatgtttttttaaagacagaTAGACGGATTGAGTGACTGCACGTTTATTAGTAGATACATAATACTGGAACCCTCGCAACGTGGTAGATAATTTATTCGTATGTAAGTAACGCATAAAAAGACACTGTTCCAAATTTGAACGCCATCCATTTAAGCATTCCCACCAAAATAAAGCTGTCAAATAACGCTTAACAAAAAGCGTTACATCGACAAATTCGCGCGTTCCAAATCCTAACGTTCGGCGTTCTAAACGGTTATTTTATTGACGTGTATATACGCCTTTATGACTCCCCGAACAGAGATTTGCCGCCAAATTGAATGTCGGTTACGTTCGCTcgatgtttaaaatttaatatcgcaTCAGCTGTGGCAACCATTATGAAATTTTTTATATCGCACGAAGTTCAGTATGAACCTTCTGAAGTGAACTCTTTGGTCGTCGAGTAGGGAAGTAATTTCATTGAATTTGCTACATACACTCAATAAGTAAATACAGACCTTGTTTCTCTTAAAATTTCTTGATCAGGAATAGTCTCTTCTTCCTCTAtcaagtgggttgtgaggtggatgaccaattcTTAACAATCctagtgccagggttattaataAGCCACCATAATCCCCTGACTtttggctcatgtaatgactacatactagcagtaagtagtaacggtgAACAATGACTTAACGTGCAAAGGAATAATAGTTAGGTATCTGGTatgagaaatataatattaaaatgggATAATGTGAGTCTATTGGATGAGCTAAGCGAAGTGACGGCAACaatatctatatttttaatGAAGCATAGTAATATTATGAAAGTTATCAGTAAATAGTGTTGAAAAGAACGACTACTTCACTATAATTAggatttatatttcaatataggtaGATAACATTTTGCATTAGCTTTcaatggtaggtaggtacaactcatggtataagaaaaccaggtatgcccaATCCTATGACAATCCGCCATTGCTAGTCCATTAATGaagtaagtgttaccattaaattggtatctccaacattccaaggagacgtaaattttattattgataattaattgaattactgaTTAATGTATTtgattactattacttgtctcatatataaaaatcattaaaactgtaagtaagtaaatctttactaaaagttcaacaTTTCCTTGCAAATTTAATGTAAAAACATTGGCTGTGagtgatttattttttacgaaatggcaacccaGGGCGGGTTGACGTCAGCTggggtaaccttgaaatgctagtaATCAGTTTTGAGCAtgcctggttttcttataccatggaacaacttagatctgtcaaagtactgAAGCCTGTTGTGACGGTAATTTTCATAGTGATGTAGCAAACGAGATTGGGCCGATGGATTCTTTCCTATCTAaagaaggtacttaaataatgTTCTTAAAGTAgaatagatataataatatacttattccTGCAACAATAATTTATAGGATATAGGATACCGGTTTATAcgaatgtttataaaaaaaggtttatAAGAGATGAAAGGTTTATAGGATActcattttcttctttttgg is drawn from Pectinophora gossypiella chromosome 7, ilPecGoss1.1, whole genome shotgun sequence and contains these coding sequences:
- the LOC126368225 gene encoding parkin coregulated gene protein homolog, with amino-acid sequence MLLPPCVPDQCGKDFRHSLKKPSPNYPYGYKTKKPRLVPAFTIQAMQRNTKVIPPPRCSVFDPNPPRPTLFRKCYQRGEFPVSIEFTIHGRRLAWKVPIEKLDFHHYLPMFFDGLSEGMYPYTFIVEQGINDLVQKGSYKVLPTVPQLVIPIKRALETKRPTVICHALKCIQMIVTGCDKVGEALVPYYRQILPILNLFKDRNRNLGAGIDHTTTRRENVGDLIEETLQILERYGGPDAFINIKYMIPTYESCVLN